The proteins below are encoded in one region of Streptomyces sp. NBC_00490:
- a CDS encoding cupin domain-containing protein, giving the protein MTATEGLLVPPGHGRVVRAPAQHVTFKVTGSHSRTASTFEVIVPPGFDVGAHVHTRSEELFYVLEGELDVLAFEPLIRTPDNWQRWESSSGSRVVRATPGTVVVVPPGCPHAFANPTDSPAKMFFQASPPPDHERYFEELLEILGDGGPPDDAAIEELRGRYDIEQLTPLKHR; this is encoded by the coding sequence GTGACGGCTACCGAAGGGCTCCTGGTGCCGCCGGGGCACGGCCGGGTCGTCCGGGCCCCGGCCCAGCACGTGACCTTCAAGGTGACGGGCTCGCACTCCCGGACGGCGTCCACCTTCGAGGTGATCGTGCCGCCCGGCTTCGATGTGGGCGCCCATGTGCACACCCGCAGCGAGGAGTTGTTCTACGTCCTCGAAGGCGAGCTGGACGTCCTCGCCTTCGAGCCGCTGATCCGCACCCCCGACAACTGGCAGCGCTGGGAGTCGAGTTCGGGCAGCCGGGTGGTGCGCGCGACGCCGGGGACGGTCGTCGTCGTACCGCCCGGCTGCCCTCACGCGTTCGCGAACCCGACGGACTCCCCCGCCAAGATGTTCTTCCAGGCGTCCCCGCCGCCGGACCACGAGCGGTACTTCGAGGAGCTCCTGGAGATCCTCGGCGACGGGGGCCCGCCGGACGACGCGGCGATCGAGGAACTGCGCGGACGGTACGACATCGAGCAGCTGACGCCGCTGAAACACCGTTGA
- a CDS encoding NADP-dependent succinic semialdehyde dehydrogenase has translation MPIATVNPANGETLKTYEAMGPEEIERRLQLAEATFRTYRTTPFAERARLLHRAAGLLDGLQPDIARIMTTEMGKPIKQARAEVAKCAKAMRWYAEHAESLLADEVPADDDVKDSGASRAHVRYRPLGPVLAVMPWNFPLWQVIRFAAPALMAGNVGLLKHASNVPQTALFLEDLFHQAGYSEGTFQTLLIGSAEVEEILRDERVKAATLTGSEPAGRAVASVCGDMVKKTVLELGGSDPYVVMPSADIDRAARIAVTARVQNNGQSCIAAKRFIVHTDVYDAFAERFVEGMKALKVGDPLEESTDVGPLSSERGRADLEELVDDARRGGASVLCGGERPDGDGWYYPPTVLADITREMRIHREEAFGPVATLYRAGDLDEALLIANDSPFGLSSNVWTRDEAEVDRFARDLEAGGVFFNGMTASHPAFPFGGVKRSGYGRELSGHGIREFCNITTVWHGA, from the coding sequence ATGCCCATCGCGACGGTGAACCCTGCGAACGGCGAGACGCTCAAGACATACGAGGCCATGGGCCCCGAGGAGATCGAGCGCAGGCTCCAGCTCGCGGAGGCCACGTTCCGCACCTACCGGACGACGCCCTTCGCCGAACGCGCCCGGCTGCTGCACCGGGCCGCCGGGCTGCTCGACGGGTTGCAGCCGGACATCGCCCGGATCATGACCACCGAGATGGGCAAGCCGATCAAGCAGGCCCGCGCGGAGGTCGCCAAGTGCGCCAAGGCGATGCGCTGGTACGCCGAGCACGCCGAGTCGCTGCTGGCCGACGAGGTGCCGGCCGACGACGACGTCAAGGACTCGGGCGCGTCCCGGGCCCACGTGCGCTACCGCCCCCTGGGCCCGGTGCTCGCGGTGATGCCGTGGAACTTCCCGCTCTGGCAGGTGATCCGGTTCGCCGCGCCCGCGCTCATGGCCGGCAACGTCGGTCTCCTCAAGCACGCCTCCAACGTCCCCCAGACCGCCCTCTTCCTGGAGGACCTCTTCCACCAGGCCGGCTACTCGGAGGGCACCTTCCAGACCCTCCTGATCGGCTCCGCCGAGGTCGAGGAGATCCTGCGGGACGAACGTGTCAAGGCGGCGACACTCACCGGCAGTGAGCCCGCCGGGCGGGCGGTCGCGTCGGTGTGCGGGGACATGGTGAAGAAGACCGTGCTGGAGCTCGGCGGCAGCGACCCGTACGTGGTCATGCCCTCCGCCGACATCGACCGGGCCGCCCGGATCGCGGTCACGGCACGTGTCCAGAACAACGGGCAGTCCTGCATCGCCGCCAAGCGGTTCATCGTCCACACGGACGTGTACGACGCCTTCGCCGAACGGTTCGTCGAGGGCATGAAGGCACTGAAGGTCGGCGATCCGCTGGAGGAGTCGACGGACGTCGGTCCGCTCTCGAGCGAGCGGGGGCGGGCCGATCTGGAGGAGCTCGTCGACGACGCCAGGCGCGGCGGCGCGAGCGTGCTGTGCGGCGGGGAGCGGCCCGACGGGGACGGCTGGTACTACCCGCCGACCGTGCTCGCCGACATCACCCGCGAGATGCGGATCCACCGCGAGGAGGCCTTCGGGCCGGTCGCCACGCTGTACCGCGCGGGCGACCTCGACGAGGCCCTGCTCATCGCCAACGACTCACCCTTCGGACTGAGTTCGAACGTGTGGACCCGGGACGAGGCCGAGGTCGACCGGTTCGCCCGGGATCTGGAGGCCGGCGGCGTGTTCTTCAACGGCATGACCGCCTCGCATCCGGCGTTCCCCTTCGGCGGGGTGAAGCGGTCCGGGTACGGGCGTGAGCTGTCCGGGCACGGAATCCGCGAGTTCTGCAACATCACGACGGTTTGGCACGGAGCGTGA
- a CDS encoding vWA domain-containing protein — MSGDARGALDLDKLFAARLQAARARPYLATALFALHTVASARVPTMAVDRHWRCYVSPGFVDRTPVEELAGVWVHEVSHLLRDHHGRGDRVARERGLTGAGERLRMNIAADCEINDDAFGDGLVPPEGAVRPESLRLPAGQLMEDYLRQFRLGPLTQDLSWLDCGSGADGLDREWDLGPKGAHGLSEQERDAVRFRVAQGITARPGTTPQGWQRWAEDAFHPPQQWRELLGAAVRSAASGPGVGEDYTYGRPSRRSASVPGAVLPSLRRRPPRVCVVIDTSGSVSDAELGSALLEVAAIARAVGGRRDLVSVLPCDAAAQFIHPLCRGEGIPLTGGGGTDLRTGFARALRARPRPDVVVVLTDGQTPWPDTRPPCRTVVGLFPRSASWDEDDPDYVPDSPPDWARVVEIG; from the coding sequence TTGAGCGGGGACGCGCGCGGGGCGCTGGACCTCGACAAGCTCTTCGCGGCCCGGCTCCAGGCCGCGCGGGCCCGGCCCTATCTCGCGACGGCCCTGTTCGCCCTGCACACCGTCGCGTCAGCACGGGTGCCGACCATGGCCGTCGACCGGCACTGGCGGTGCTATGTCTCACCGGGGTTCGTGGACCGGACACCCGTCGAGGAGCTGGCCGGGGTGTGGGTGCACGAGGTGTCGCACCTGCTGCGCGACCATCACGGGCGCGGGGACCGGGTGGCCCGGGAACGCGGGCTGACCGGAGCCGGGGAACGGCTGCGGATGAACATCGCCGCGGACTGCGAGATCAACGACGACGCCTTCGGCGACGGCCTGGTCCCGCCCGAGGGCGCGGTCCGCCCGGAGTCCCTGCGACTGCCCGCCGGACAGCTCATGGAGGACTACCTGCGCCAGTTCCGGCTCGGGCCGTTGACGCAGGATCTCTCCTGGCTGGACTGCGGCAGCGGCGCCGACGGACTGGACCGGGAGTGGGACCTGGGGCCGAAGGGCGCGCACGGCCTGAGCGAGCAGGAACGGGACGCGGTCCGGTTCCGGGTGGCCCAGGGCATCACCGCGCGTCCGGGGACGACCCCGCAGGGCTGGCAGCGGTGGGCGGAGGACGCGTTCCATCCGCCGCAGCAGTGGCGGGAGTTGCTGGGCGCGGCGGTCCGCTCGGCGGCATCAGGGCCCGGCGTGGGCGAGGACTACACGTACGGCCGCCCTTCGCGGCGCTCGGCCTCCGTGCCCGGTGCCGTGCTGCCGAGCCTGCGGCGCAGACCGCCCCGGGTCTGCGTGGTGATCGACACGTCCGGGTCGGTCAGCGATGCCGAGCTGGGCAGTGCGCTGCTGGAGGTCGCCGCCATCGCGCGTGCCGTGGGCGGCCGACGGGACCTGGTCTCGGTGCTGCCGTGCGACGCGGCGGCCCAGTTCATCCATCCGCTCTGCCGCGGCGAGGGCATCCCGCTGACGGGCGGCGGGGGCACGGATCTGCGGACGGGCTTCGCCAGGGCACTGCGGGCGCGTCCCAGGCCCGATGTCGTGGTGGTCCTGACGGACGGCCAGACACCCTGGCCGGACACCCGGCCACCGTGCCGGACGGTGGTGGGACTCTTCCCGCGGTCCGCTTCGTGGGACGAGGACGATCCCGACTACGTG
- a CDS encoding cytochrome P450, whose protein sequence is MTEETITEILPPIRHWPALDLNGVDFDPVLTELMREGPVTRIQLPNGEGWAWLVTRYEDVRMVTNDPRFSREAVMDQPEVTRLAPHFIPARGAVGFLDPPDHTRLRRSVAAAFTAKGVERIRERSRRMLDELVDELLQDGPPADLTATVLTPFPIAVICELMGVPAADRHGMHTWTQLILSSSHGKNVSEKARNEMGAYFADLIGLREGSTGEDVASLLGAAVGRGEVTLEEAVGLAVLLQIGGEAVTNNSGQMFYLLLTRPDLADRLRTEPDIRPRAIDELLRYIPHRNAVGLSRIALEDVGIQGVRIRAGDAVYVSYLSANRDPGVFPYPETIDFSRSPNPHVSFGFGPHYCPGGMLARLESELLVDALLDRLPGLRLAVPQEQVPFRKGALIRGPESLPVTW, encoded by the coding sequence ATGACCGAAGAGACGATCACCGAGATCCTGCCCCCCATCCGGCACTGGCCCGCGCTCGACCTGAACGGCGTGGACTTCGACCCGGTGCTCACCGAGCTGATGCGTGAGGGCCCCGTCACCCGGATCCAGCTGCCCAACGGCGAGGGCTGGGCCTGGCTGGTCACCCGGTACGAGGACGTACGGATGGTGACCAACGACCCCCGCTTCAGCCGCGAGGCCGTCATGGACCAGCCCGAGGTCACCCGGCTCGCCCCGCACTTCATCCCGGCCCGCGGCGCGGTGGGCTTCCTGGACCCGCCGGACCACACCCGGCTGCGCCGCTCGGTGGCCGCCGCGTTCACCGCGAAGGGCGTGGAGCGGATCCGCGAGAGATCCCGGCGGATGCTGGACGAACTGGTCGACGAACTGCTGCAGGACGGTCCGCCGGCCGATCTGACGGCCACCGTCCTGACGCCGTTCCCCATCGCGGTGATCTGCGAGCTGATGGGCGTCCCGGCCGCCGACCGGCACGGCATGCACACCTGGACCCAGCTGATCCTGTCCTCCTCGCACGGCAAGAACGTCAGCGAGAAGGCCAGGAACGAGATGGGCGCCTACTTCGCCGACCTCATCGGGCTCCGGGAGGGCAGCACCGGCGAGGACGTGGCGTCCCTGCTCGGGGCGGCCGTGGGGCGCGGTGAGGTGACCCTGGAGGAGGCGGTGGGCCTCGCGGTCCTGCTCCAGATCGGCGGCGAGGCGGTGACCAACAACAGCGGCCAGATGTTCTACCTGCTGCTCACCCGCCCGGACCTCGCCGACCGGCTGCGCACCGAACCGGACATCCGCCCCCGGGCCATCGACGAACTGCTGCGCTACATCCCGCACCGCAACGCGGTCGGTCTGTCCCGGATCGCCCTGGAGGACGTCGGGATCCAGGGCGTACGGATCCGGGCGGGCGACGCGGTCTACGTGTCGTACCTGTCCGCGAACCGCGACCCGGGTGTCTTCCCCTACCCGGAGACGATCGACTTCTCCCGCAGCCCCAACCCCCATGTGTCCTTCGGCTTCGGCCCGCACTACTGCCCCGGCGGCATGCTGGCCCGGCTGGAGTCCGAGCTGCTGGTCGACGCTCTGCTGGACCGTCTTCCGGGTCTGAGGCTGGCGGTGCCGCAGGAACAGGTGCCCTTCAGGAAGGGCGCGTTGATCCGTGGTCCCGAGTCCCTCCCGGTGACGTGGTGA
- a CDS encoding type III polyketide synthase, producing MATLCRPSVSVPEYVITMEETLELARSRHSDHPQLALALRLIENTGVRTRHIVQPIEETLKHPGFEDRNKVYVAEAKARVPAVVQRALDDAGVLTSDIDVIIYVSCTGFMMPSLTAWLINEMGFESTTRQLPIAQLGCAAGGAAINRAHDFCTAYPEANALIVACEFCSLCYQPTDLGIGNLLSNGLFGDGIAAAVVRGRGGEGISLERNGSYLIPKTEEWIMYDVRATGFHFQLDKRVPATMEPLAPALRDLAGLHGWDAADLDFYIVHAGGPRILDDLSTFLQVDPDAFRFSRATLTEYGNIASAVVLDALRRLFDEGGAHDRARGLLAGFGPGITAEMALGRWQRYAETA from the coding sequence ATGGCGACGTTGTGCAGACCCTCGGTGTCCGTCCCGGAGTACGTGATCACGATGGAGGAGACGCTGGAGCTGGCTCGCTCCCGGCACTCCGACCATCCCCAACTGGCTCTGGCCCTCCGGCTGATCGAGAACACCGGGGTCCGCACCCGCCACATCGTGCAGCCCATCGAGGAGACGCTGAAGCACCCGGGCTTCGAGGATCGCAACAAGGTCTACGTGGCCGAGGCGAAGGCGCGGGTGCCGGCCGTGGTGCAGCGGGCGCTCGACGACGCCGGGGTTCTGACCAGCGACATCGATGTCATCATCTACGTGTCCTGCACGGGCTTCATGATGCCCTCGCTGACGGCCTGGCTGATCAACGAGATGGGCTTCGAGAGCACCACCCGGCAGCTCCCCATAGCCCAGCTGGGCTGCGCGGCCGGCGGGGCCGCGATCAACCGGGCGCACGACTTCTGCACGGCCTACCCCGAGGCCAACGCCCTCATCGTCGCCTGTGAGTTCTGCTCGCTGTGCTACCAGCCCACCGACCTCGGCATCGGGAACCTGCTCTCCAACGGGCTGTTCGGGGACGGGATCGCCGCCGCCGTGGTGCGCGGACGGGGCGGCGAGGGGATCTCGCTGGAGCGCAACGGGTCGTACCTGATCCCCAAGACCGAAGAGTGGATCATGTATGACGTCCGGGCCACCGGATTCCACTTCCAGCTGGACAAGCGGGTGCCGGCCACCATGGAGCCGCTCGCGCCCGCACTCCGGGACCTCGCGGGGCTGCACGGCTGGGACGCCGCCGACCTGGACTTCTACATCGTCCACGCGGGCGGACCCCGAATACTCGACGACCTCAGCACGTTCCTCCAGGTCGACCCGGACGCCTTCCGCTTCAGCCGGGCCACCCTCACCGAGTACGGCAACATCGCCAGCGCCGTCGTACTGGACGCGCTGCGCCGGCTGTTCGACGAGGGCGGCGCGCACGACCGGGCGCGCGGGCTGCTCGCCGGGTTCGGACCCGGCATCACCGCGGAAATGGCCCTGGGCCGCTGGCAGCGCTACGCAGAGACGGCATGA
- a CDS encoding AAA family ATPase, producing MTTCAPVSQLDVASDLLTLLRDTTTEPRPDIQLEALTLAVAADLPVLLWGEPGIGKTAALTQLATALDLPLTTVIASVHEPSDFSGLPVVGDDPAEQGVPMAPPDWAVRLVRAGRGLLFLDELSTAPPAVQAALLRLVLERRIGALRLPPGVRIVAAANPRSSAADGWELSPPLANRFVHLQWTHDHEVVVRGLGGTWPRATLPRLAPEKLPEAVDFARRAVCGLLAARPALVHRLPNSETRRGGPWPSPRSWDMTLSLIAFATAAGSSRDVLSLLVRGTVGDGPGLELLASVDRMDLPDPELLLADPTGAMLPERGDLRQAALDGVVAAVRARPDRARWDAAWALLVRAVETGAPDLVVVPASTLASLRQEDWDVPASIEQLAGVVTLSRRADEAASRAKAAVRAGR from the coding sequence ATGACCACTTGCGCTCCCGTCTCCCAACTCGACGTCGCCAGTGACCTGTTGACCCTGCTGCGCGACACCACCACCGAGCCGCGCCCCGACATCCAGCTGGAGGCCCTGACCCTGGCCGTGGCCGCGGATCTGCCCGTGCTGCTGTGGGGCGAGCCCGGCATCGGCAAGACCGCGGCCCTGACCCAGCTCGCCACGGCCCTGGACCTGCCGCTGACCACCGTGATCGCCAGCGTGCACGAGCCCTCCGACTTCTCGGGGCTGCCCGTCGTGGGCGACGACCCCGCGGAACAGGGCGTCCCCATGGCCCCGCCGGACTGGGCCGTACGCCTGGTCCGGGCCGGCCGGGGCCTGCTCTTCCTGGACGAGCTGTCCACCGCGCCGCCCGCCGTGCAGGCCGCCCTGCTCCGGCTGGTGCTGGAGCGGCGGATCGGCGCCCTTCGACTGCCGCCCGGGGTCCGGATCGTGGCCGCCGCCAACCCGCGCTCCTCGGCGGCCGACGGCTGGGAGCTGAGCCCGCCGCTGGCCAACCGGTTCGTGCATCTGCAGTGGACCCACGACCACGAGGTCGTCGTACGCGGTCTCGGCGGGACCTGGCCCCGGGCGACGCTGCCTCGGCTCGCCCCGGAGAAGCTGCCGGAGGCCGTGGACTTCGCACGGCGTGCGGTGTGCGGGCTGCTCGCCGCCCGCCCCGCGCTCGTGCACCGGCTGCCGAACAGCGAGACCCGCCGGGGCGGCCCCTGGCCCTCGCCCCGCAGCTGGGACATGACGCTGAGCCTGATCGCCTTCGCGACCGCGGCCGGTTCCTCCCGGGATGTGCTGTCCCTGCTGGTCCGGGGGACCGTGGGCGACGGGCCGGGGCTCGAACTGCTGGCGAGCGTCGACCGGATGGATCTGCCCGACCCCGAACTGCTGCTCGCCGATCCGACGGGGGCGATGCTGCCCGAGCGGGGCGATCTGCGCCAGGCCGCGCTCGACGGGGTGGTGGCGGCGGTCCGCGCACGGCCGGACCGGGCCCGCTGGGACGCCGCGTGGGCGCTGCTGGTGCGCGCGGTGGAGACCGGGGCGCCGGACCTGGTGGTCGTGCCCGCGAGCACGCTCGCCTCGCTGCGGCAGGAGGACTGGGACGTGCCTGCGTCGATCGAGCAGCTCGCCGGGGTGGTGACCCTGTCCCGGCGGGCCGACGAGGCGGCGTCGCGCGCCAAGGCCGCGGTGAGGGCGGGTCGTTGA
- a CDS encoding DUF6213 family protein, translating to MNREVTLPLIVDDRGTLQVAAADVSKLLRTVGGRWLHLVEAGEDGLDEDTVAALTIELAKLADRIDVACIAHSSGSAP from the coding sequence GTGAACCGCGAAGTGACTTTGCCTCTGATCGTCGATGACCGCGGGACCTTGCAGGTGGCTGCGGCCGATGTGAGCAAGCTTCTGCGGACCGTGGGTGGGCGGTGGCTGCATCTTGTCGAGGCCGGGGAGGACGGGCTCGACGAGGACACGGTGGCGGCGTTGACCATCGAGCTCGCGAAGCTTGCGGATCGTATCGATGTGGCGTGCATCGCGCACAGCAGCGGGAGTGCGCCGTAG
- a CDS encoding NUDIX domain-containing protein — protein sequence MRTSAGLLLFRHTDGGLEVLLGHMGGPFFARRDAGAWTVPKGEYVAAEESAWDAARREFQEELGLPPPDGEAVALGEVKQTNGKVVTAWAIEADLDPATVVPGTFRMEWPPKSGQEQDFPELDRVAWFALDRARAVIVTAQTTFLDRLAEHSP from the coding sequence ATGAGGACGAGCGCCGGCCTGCTGTTGTTCCGGCACACTGACGGCGGCCTCGAGGTGTTGCTGGGCCATATGGGCGGCCCGTTCTTCGCGCGCCGCGACGCCGGGGCCTGGACGGTCCCGAAGGGCGAGTACGTAGCCGCCGAGGAGTCCGCCTGGGACGCCGCCCGGCGCGAGTTCCAGGAGGAGCTCGGCCTGCCGCCGCCCGACGGGGAGGCCGTGGCGCTGGGCGAGGTGAAGCAGACCAACGGCAAGGTCGTCACGGCGTGGGCGATCGAGGCGGACCTCGATCCGGCGACCGTCGTGCCGGGCACCTTCCGGATGGAGTGGCCGCCGAAGTCGGGCCAGGAGCAGGACTTCCCCGAACTGGACCGCGTCGCGTGGTTCGCCCTGGACCGGGCCCGGGCCGTGATCGTCACGGCGCAGACCACGTTTCTCGACCGGCTGGCGGAGCACTCGCCCTGA
- a CDS encoding ATP-dependent DNA ligase has product MLLARLAQVSQEVAATSARSKKIALLAELFREAEPDDVPVVIPYLAGRLPQGRLGVGWKVLSRPVAPAAVPSLAVRDVDALFTELGKVSGTGSQAERARLVGELMGAATEDEQRFLFGLISGEVRQGALDAVATEGLAQATQAPPADVRRAVMLAGSLQTVAEALLADGPAALERFRLTVGRPVLPMLAHSASSVAEAVDKLGACVVEEKLDGIRVQVHRSGADVRIYTRTLDEITDRLPELTAAALALRGERFILDGEVISFDAEGRPRSFQETAGRVGSRVDVTTAAAEVPVSPVFFDALSVDDRDLLDLPFTERHAELARLVPEPMRVRRTPVSGPEDAGAAEAFLAETLERGHEGVVVKSLDAPYSAGRRGASWLKVKPVHTLDLVVLAAEWGHGRRTGKLSNLHLGARTADGGFAMLGKTFKGMTDAMLTWQTERLQELAVDTDSYVVTVRPELVVEIAYDGLQRSTRYPAGVTLRFARVVRYREDKRPEEADTVETLLAAHPGVKP; this is encoded by the coding sequence ATGCTGCTTGCCCGGCTGGCCCAGGTGTCCCAGGAGGTCGCCGCGACCTCGGCGCGCTCGAAGAAGATCGCGCTGCTCGCCGAGCTGTTCCGGGAGGCCGAGCCGGACGACGTGCCGGTCGTGATCCCGTATCTGGCGGGACGGCTGCCGCAGGGGCGGCTCGGGGTGGGCTGGAAGGTGCTGAGCCGCCCGGTCGCCCCGGCCGCCGTGCCGAGCCTGGCCGTCCGTGACGTGGACGCCCTGTTCACCGAGCTCGGCAAGGTCTCGGGTACCGGCTCGCAGGCCGAACGGGCCCGGCTGGTCGGGGAGTTGATGGGCGCGGCCACCGAGGACGAGCAGCGGTTCCTGTTCGGGCTGATCAGCGGCGAGGTACGGCAGGGGGCGCTGGACGCGGTCGCCACGGAGGGGCTCGCGCAGGCGACACAGGCACCGCCGGCCGACGTCCGCCGGGCGGTGATGCTCGCGGGTTCCCTCCAGACGGTCGCCGAGGCCCTGCTCGCGGACGGCCCCGCCGCTCTGGAGCGCTTCCGGCTCACCGTCGGCCGCCCGGTCCTGCCGATGCTGGCGCACAGCGCGTCCTCGGTGGCCGAGGCGGTCGACAAGCTGGGCGCGTGCGTGGTCGAGGAGAAGCTGGACGGCATCCGGGTCCAGGTCCATCGCAGCGGCGCCGACGTACGGATCTACACCCGCACCCTCGACGAGATCACCGACCGGCTGCCCGAACTGACGGCTGCCGCACTGGCGTTGAGAGGCGAGCGTTTCATTCTGGACGGGGAGGTCATCTCCTTCGACGCGGAAGGACGACCGCGTTCCTTCCAGGAGACGGCCGGACGCGTCGGCTCCCGGGTGGACGTGACGACGGCCGCCGCCGAGGTCCCCGTCTCCCCCGTCTTCTTCGACGCCCTGTCCGTCGACGACCGCGACCTGCTGGACCTCCCCTTCACCGAACGGCACGCGGAGCTGGCGCGGCTGGTCCCCGAGCCGATGCGCGTGCGGAGGACGCCGGTGTCCGGCCCGGAGGACGCCGGCGCGGCCGAGGCCTTCCTCGCCGAGACGCTGGAGCGCGGCCACGAGGGCGTGGTGGTGAAGTCCCTCGACGCCCCGTACAGCGCGGGCCGCCGGGGCGCGTCCTGGCTGAAGGTCAAGCCCGTGCACACCCTCGACCTGGTGGTCCTGGCGGCCGAGTGGGGCCACGGCCGCCGCACGGGCAAGCTCTCCAACCTCCACCTCGGCGCCCGCACCGCCGACGGCGGCTTCGCGATGCTCGGCAAGACCTTCAAGGGCATGACCGACGCGATGCTGACCTGGCAGACCGAGCGGCTCCAGGAGCTGGCCGTCGACACGGACAGCTATGTGGTGACCGTACGCCCCGAACTGGTCGTGGAGATCGCCTACGACGGTCTCCAGAGGTCCACCCGCTACCCGGCCGGCGTCACGCTCCGTTTCGCCCGCGTGGTCCGCTACCGGGAGGACAAACGGCCGGAGGAGGCCGACACGGTGGAGACGCTGCTGGCCGCGCACCCGGGAGTCAAGCCGTGA